In Callospermophilus lateralis isolate mCalLat2 chromosome 4, mCalLat2.hap1, whole genome shotgun sequence, one genomic interval encodes:
- the Atp6v1b2 gene encoding V-type proton ATPase subunit B, brain isoform, translating to MALRAVRGIVNGAAPELPVSASGPMAGSREQALAVSRNYLSQPRLTYKTVSGVNGPLVILDQVKFPRYAEIVHLTLPDGTKRSGQVLEVSGSKAVVQVFEGTSGIDAKKTSCEFTGDILRTPVSEDMLGRVFNGSGKPIDRGPSVLAEDFLDIMGQPINPQCRIYPEEMIQTGISAIDGMNSIARGQKIPIFSAAGLPHNEIAAQICRQAGLVKKSKDVVDYCEENFAIVFAAMGVNMETARFFKSDFEENGSMDNVCLFLNLANDPTIERIITPRLALTTAEFLAYQCEKHVLVILTDMSSYAEALREVSAAREEVPGRRGFPGYMYTDLATIYERAGRVEGRNGSITQIPILTMPNDDITHPIPDLTGYITEGQIYVDRQLHNRQIYPPINVLPSLSRLMKSAIGEGMTRKDHADVSNQLYACYAIGKDVQAMKAVVGEEALTSDDLLYLEFLQKFERNFITQGPYENRTVYETLDIGWQLLRIFPKEMLKRIPQSTLSEFYPRDSAKH from the exons ATGGCGCTGCGGGCGGTGCGGGGGATTGTGAACGGGGCCGCACCCGAGCTACCCGTGTCCGCCAGTGGGCCTATGGCGGGATCTCGGGAGCAAGCGCTGGCAGTCAGTCGGAACTACCTCTCCCAGCCTCGCCTCA CATACAAGACAGTTTCAGGAGTCAATGGTCCACTGGTGATCTTAGATCAAGTTAAG TTTCCCAGATATGCTGAGATTGTCCACTTGACATTACCCGATGGCACGAAGAGAAGTGGGCAGGTTCTAGAAGTTAGTGGTTCCAAAGCAGTGGTTCAG GTATTTGAAGGGACTTCAGGTATAGATGCCAAGAAAACGTCCTGTGAGTTTACTGGGGATATTCTCCGAACACCAGTGTCTGAGGATATGCTTG GCCGGGTGTTCAATGGGTCAGGAAAACCCATCGACAGAGGTCCTTCTGTACTGGCTGAAGACTTCCTCGACATCATGG GTCAGCCCATCAATCCTCAGTGTCGAATCTACCCAGAAGAGATGATTCAGACTGGTATTTCTGCCATAGATGGCATGAACAGTATAGCTCGGGGCCAGAAAATTCCAATCTTCTCTGCTGCTGGGTTACCACACAATGAG ATTGCAGCTCAAATCTGTCGCCAGGCTGGTTTGGTAAAGAAATCCAAAGATGTGGTGGATTACTGTGAGGAAAATTTTGCCATTGTATTTGCTGCTATGGGT GTAAACATGGAAACTGCCCGGTTCTTCAAATCTGACTTtgaagaaaatggctcaatggacAATGTCTGCCTCTTTTTGAACTTGGCTAATGACCCAAC tatTGAACGAATTATCACTCCTCGCCTGGCCCTGACCACAGCCGAGTTCCTGGCGTACCAGTGTGAGAAGCATGTGTTGGTTATCCTTACAGACATGAGCTCTTATGCTGAGGCCCTTCGAGAg GTTTCAGCAGCCAGGGAAGAGGTCCCTGGTCGACGAGGTTTCCCAGGCTACATGTACACAGATTTAGCCACAATATATGAGCGCGCTGGTCGAGTGGAAGGTCGAAATGGCTCTATTACTCAAATCCCTATTCTTACCATGCCCAATGATG ATATCACTCACCCCATCCCTGACCTGACGGGGTATATTACAGAGGGGCAGATCTATGTGGACAGACAGCTGCACAACAGACAG ATTTACCCACCTATTAATGTACTGCCCTCGCTCTCACGGTTAATGAAGTCTGCTATTGGAGAAGGTATGACCAGAAAGGATCACGCCGACGTATCTAATCAGCTG TACGCCTGCTATGCTATTGGGAAGGATGTGCAAGCCATGAAAGCTGTGGTGGGAGAGGAAGCCCTTACCTCAGATGATCTTCTTTACTTGGAATTTCTGCAGAAGTTTGAGAGGAACTTTATTACTCAGG GTCCTTATGAAAACCGCACAGTTTATGAGACTTTGGACATTGGCTGGCAGCTGCTCCGAATCTTCCCCAAAGAAATGCTGAAGCGAATCCCCCAGAGCACCCTGAGCGAATTTTACCCTCGAGACTCTGCAAAGCACTAG